One Brassica napus cultivar Da-Ae chromosome C2, Da-Ae, whole genome shotgun sequence DNA window includes the following coding sequences:
- the LOC106415380 gene encoding uncharacterized protein LOC106415380 isoform X1, whose translation MNVDQCQWPEKMMCMGVDGGCGAEEKKNDNKGVDLLAQASKHLSERSPYDVPEDGLALGLSVNTLPVVLANLLNQKDDKKRHKKSHHGTETKQKKKSSRQGEKLRAGSIWVEHDDYFRRLEAPDLETLSDLASLRSLSSRNCFLVPPASIQQRETDATARNEDAVCGEETQDILSEGVNEVVGHQPMTVDNVGDEISSGGLEWIVGCRNRILLTSERPSKKRRRLGSDAGLEKLVAAAPCRENALLCDFCCTGEAKGYHHQLIVCTSCKATVHKKCYGVVEDTDKTWLCSWCELENGRGNSERPCSLCPKKGGVLKPVLSKTENGGPPEFAHLYCSLWMPELYIEDLNKMEPILNLPGIKETRRKLLCNLCKVKSGACTRCCYATCRASFHPICAREAGNRLEIWGKHGCDTVELRAFCSKHSDIQDSGRPINGGNINAADPPVCHLRTESLGDRVSNDETGVEVGTQGTGSDISRNSELQELESPRSEFDRSATDIVESGMTERSTDNEKKTRSESLSFVLILKKLINLGKVDVKDVAAEIGVTPDALNAKLMDGDLLPDLLGKIVKWLSQHAHMGTRDKCGNIKSTNTTKSERRAANCTEGIVMLDSDIVDPGVFSLERASAEICTGIGFVVDEAKANKPVLKKEISGNLPSDHSPEEQKPVVLDQEFRGKNTVHLSDDLGEKSNPSSSGLMVENAFSVGPNSSQNRGILNDPSPMILDLLDHEAYPGFSPHPYIHKELSEMGKGKTVKSSTDAYVDRMTTEPDGSEEGTKHLQDAGDHTTCCNSQSQSADCGDPFCRLAKARKLGILDMYPKDEVEGELLYYQLQLLGTGVSRKQLSDDLAYAVTKKLPLEIDEQHGRRWDDVLVNKYFHDVREARKQGRKEKRHKEAQAVLAAATQAAATSSRNTSLRKDTSEEPAQQEMSTNRRGGAHLVPQTKETLLKVPVSGPPSEKRSDQRTREFTLENPRSCDICRRSETIWNLIVVCSSCKVAVHMDCYKCAKESTGPWYCELCAESTGSFNFWEKPYSTTECALCGGTTGAFRKATDGQWVHAFCAEWSLESTFRRGQINPVQGMESLAKNTNTCCVCQRIYGACIKCSYGNCQTTFHPTCARSARFHMTGGGKLPHKAYCEKHSLEQKAKAKSQKHEAVEQKSLKHYRVELERLRLLCERIVKREKLKRELAVSSHEILAARRDHAARNPFSPPEVSSDSATTSIKGYPDSNISGSEAIQRSDDITIDSTASVKQRRGKGLVLIDTDQKTDDSATSRGRFTRNPTESQLLSVKTVPRKHCIVSPSVSEEGDEESETKKQHVETFAKELVMTSDEASFKNRRLPKGYFYVPVDCLQEDKPDSSDKPINQTVPYGECEI comes from the exons ATGAACGTTGACCAATGCCAGTGGCCGGAGAAGATGATGTGTATGGGAGTGGACGGAGGTTGTGGTgctgaagagaagaagaatgatAACAAGGGAGTGGATTTGTTAGCTCAGGCTAGCAAACATCTCTCGGAGAGGTCTCCTTACGATGTTCCTGAAGATGGTTTAGCTCTGGGGTTAAGTGTGAATACTCTGCCAGTTGTGTTAGCTAATTTGTTGAACCAAAAGGATGACAAGAAGCGGCATAAGAAGTCTCACCATGGGACTGAGacgaagcagaagaagaagtctTCTAGGCAAGGGGAGAAGTTGAGAGCTGGGAGTATATGGGTTGAACATGATGACTACTTTAGGCGCTTAGAGGCTCCTGATTTAGAAACTTTGTCAGATTTAGCTTCTCTACGTTCTTTATCTTCTAGAAACTGCTTTTTAGTTCCACCCGCTAGTATTCAACAGAGGGAAACTGATGCGACTGCTAGAAACGAGGATGCTGTTTGTGGAGAAGAAACTCAAGACATTCTTAGTGAAGGGGTAAACGAAGTTGTTGGTCATCAGCCAATGACTGTTGATAATGTGGGCGATGAGATCTCTTCTGGTGGTTTAGAATGGATTGTAGGTTGTAGAAATAGGATTTTGTTGACATCAGAAAGGCCCTCCAAAAAGCGGAGACGTCTTGGTAGTGATGCAGGTTTGGAGAAATTAGTGGCTGCCGCTCCTTGCAGAGAGAATGCATTGTTATGTGATTTTTGCTGCACTGGTGAGGCCAAGGGATACCATCACCAGTTGATTGTTTGCACTTCCTGCAAAGCCACAGTTCATAAAAAATGCTATGGTGTGGTTGAGGATACGGATAAGACATGGTTGTGCTCCTGGTGTGAGCTGGAGAATGGTCGTGGTAATAGTGAAAGACCGTGCTCGCTTTGTCCGAAAAAGGGTGGCGTTCTGAAACCTGTTCTCTCGAAAACTGAGAATGGTGGGCCACCGGAGTTTGCTCATCTGTATTGTTCTCTGTGGATGCCTGAGCTGTATATAGAAGACTTGAATAAAATGGAACCTATCTTGAATTTGCCTGGGATAAAAGAAACTCGCAGGAAGTTGTTGTGTAACTTGTGCAAGGTGAAATCTGGTGCTTGCACTCGATGTTGTTATG CAACATGCCGAGCATCTTTCCATCCTATATGTGCAAGGGAGGCAGGGAATAGGCTAGAAATCTGGGGAAAACATGGGTGTGACACT gtTGAACTGCGAGCTTTCTGCTCGAAGCATTCAGATATTCAAGATAGTGGAAGGCCTATAAACGGCGGAAATATTAATGCAGCTGATCCTCCTGTATGTCATCTTCGAACAGAATCTTTAGGAGATCGCGTAAGTAATGATGAGACGGGAGTTGAAGTAGGAACACAAGGTACAGGTTCTGATATTTCGAGAAACAGTGAGTTGCAAGAACTGGAATCACCGCGTTCAGAATTTGACAGGTCTGCAACAGACATTGTTGAATCAGGGATGACTGAGAGGAGCACcgataatgaaaaaaaaactcgatCCGAGTCTCTTAGTTTTGTATTGATTCTGAAAAAG tTGATCAACCTGGGCAAAGTAGATGTGAAGGATGTGGCCGCAGAGATTGGGGTCACTCCTGATGCTTTGAATGCCAAACTTATG GACGGAGACTTGTTACCTGATTTACTAGGCAAGATAGTTAAATGGCTTAGCCAGCATGCACACATGGGTACTAGGGACAAATGCGGAAATATTAAAAGTACGAACACTACTAAATCTGAGCGTCGGGCAGCTAACTGTACTGAAGGCATTGTGATGTTAGATTCTGACATTGTAGACCCTGGTGTGTTTTCTTTGGAGCGAGCCTCTGCTGAAATTTGTACTGGTATTGGTTTTGTGGTTGATGAAGCTAAAGCTAATAAGCCAGTTTTGAAAAAAGAAATCAGTGGGAATTTGCCATCTGATCATTCTCCAGAAGAACAG AAACCAGTAGTGCTTGATCAGGAGTTTCGTGGGAAAAATACAGTTCATCTTTCTG ATGATCTCGGAGAAAAATCAAATCCCAGCTCGTCTGGACTAATGGTGGAGAATGCCTTTTCCGTGGGGCCAAATAGTTCTCAAAACCGTGGAATTTTGAACGATCCAAGTCCTATGATCTTGGATCTCCT TGATCATGAAGCATATCCTGGTTTCAGTCCTCATCCTTATATTCACAAAGAATTGTCAGAGATGGGCAAGGGAAAGACCGTGAAAAGCAGCACGGATGCTTATGTGGATAGGATGACAACCGAACCTGATG GCTCTGAAGAAGGAACCAAGCATCTGCAGGACGCTGGCGATCATACTACCTGTTGTAATTCCCAAAGTCAGAGTGCAGACTGCGGAGACCCATTTTGTCGGTTAGCTAAAGCTAGGAAATTGGGCATACTGGATATGTATCCTAAAGATGAAGTGGAAGGAGAACTTCTATATTATCAACTTCAGTTACTTGGCACCGGAGTTTCAAGAAAACAACTATCGG ACGATCTAGCCTACGCAGTTACCAAAAAGCTGCCCCTGGAGATTGATGAACAGCATGGACGAAGATGGGATGATGTTCTGGTCAACAAATATTTCCATGATGTCAGGGAAGCAAGAAAGCAAGGTAGGAAAGAGAAAAGACACAAAGAAGCCCAGGCTGTTCTAGCAGCTGCTACTCAAGCAGCAGCAACATCTTCTCGGAATACATCGCTCAGGAAAGATACGTCAGAAGAACCTGCTCAACAAGAG ATGAGTACGAATAGACGTGGCGGCGCCCACCTAGTGCCGCAGACAAAGGAAACACTTCTAAAGGTGCCGGTTTCCGGTCCACCATCTGAGAAGCGTTCTGATCAGCGTACACGAGAATTTACATTAGAAAATCCACGAAGTTGTGACATCTGCAGACGCTCTGAAACTATATGGAACCTGATTGTGGTGTGCTCTAGTTGCAAG GTTGCTGTTCACATGGATTGCTACAAATGTGCTAAAGAATCTACTGGTCCTTGGTACTGTGAACTATGTGCGGAATCTACTGGTTCTTTCAATTTTTGGGAAAAACCGTATTCTACTACAGAGTGTGCTTTATGTGGAGGCACAACTGGAGCATTTAGGAAAGCCACAGATGGCCAGTGGGTTCATGCATTTTGTGCTGAG TGGTCTCTTGAATCAACCTTCAGAAGGGGTCAAATAAATCCTGTGCAGGGAATG GAATCTCTGGCTAAGAACACCAACACTTGTTGTGTATGCCAACGGATATATGGTGCATGCATTAAG TGTAGTTATGGTAACTGCCAGACGACATTTCACCCCACCTGTGCCAGAAGTGCTCGCTTTCATATGACTGGTGGTGGAAAACTTCCGCATAAGGCTTACTGTGAGAAACACAGCTTGGAGCAGAAGGCAAAG GCTAAATCTCAGAAACATGAGGCAGTGGAACAGAAAAGTCTCAAACATTATAGG GTTGAACTTGAGAGGTTACGCCTTCTGTGTGAGCGTATAGTCAAGAGGGAGAAGTTAAAA CGAGAGCTGGCTGTTTCCTCGCATGAGATACTTGCTGCCAGAAGGGATCACGCTGCACGTAATCCATTTTCTCCTCCTGAAGTGTCATCGGACTCTGCTACAACGTCAATTAAAGGTTATCCAGATAGTAATATATCTGGCAGTGAAGCAATACAGAGGTCAGATGATATCACCATCGACAGCACAGCCTCTGTTAAGCAGCGGCGAGGCAAAGGTCTCGTTTTAATAGACACTGATCAGAAAACAGACGATAGTGCTACTTCCAGGGGTCGGTTTACTCGTAATCCAACCGAAAGCCAATTACTTTCTGTGAAAACCGTTCCACGCAAACATTGTATAGTCTCGCCAAGTGTTTCAGAGGAAGGAGATGAAGAATCAGAGACCAAGAAG CAGCATGTAGAAACATTTGCGAAGGAGCTTGTGATGACATCGGATGAAGCTTCTTTCAAGAACCGGCGGCTCCCAAAGGGATACTTTTATGTTCCTGTTGATTGTCTGCAAGAAGACAAGCCAGATTCATCTGATAAGCCAATCAACCAAACTGTGCCTTATGGTGAGTGTGAGATTTGa
- the LOC106415380 gene encoding uncharacterized protein LOC106415380 isoform X2, which translates to MNVDQCQWPEKMMCMGVDGGCGAEEKKNDNKGVDLLAQASKHLSERSPYDVPEDGLALGLSVNTLPVVLANLLNQKDDKKRHKKSHHGTETKQKKKSSRQGEKLRAGSIWVEHDDYFRRLEAPDLETLSDLASLRSLSSRNCFLVPPASIQQRETDATARNEDAVCGEETQDILSEGVNEVVGHQPMTVDNVGDEISSGGLEWIVGCRNRILLTSERPSKKRRRLGSDAGLEKLVAAAPCRENALLCDFCCTGEAKGYHHQLIVCTSCKATVHKKCYGVVEDTDKTWLCSWCELENGRGNSERPCSLCPKKGGVLKPVLSKTENGGPPEFAHLYCSLWMPELYIEDLNKMEPILNLPGIKETRRKLLCNLCKVKSGACTRCCYATCRASFHPICAREAGNRLEIWGKHGCDTVELRAFCSKHSDIQDSGRPINGGNINAADPPVCHLRTESLGDRVSNDETGVEVGTQGTGSDISRNSELQELESPRSEFDRSATDIVESGMTERSTDNEKKTRSESLSFVLILKKLINLGKVDVKDVAAEIGVTPDALNAKLMDGDLLPDLLGKIVKWLSQHAHMGTRDKCGNIKSTNTTKSERRAANCTEGIVMLDSDIVDPGVFSLERASAEICTGIGFVVDEAKANKPVLKKEISGNLPSDHSPEEQKPVVLDQEFRGKNTVHLSDDLGEKSNPSSSGLMVENAFSVGPNSSQNRGILNDPSPMILDLLDHEAYPGFSPHPYIHKELSEMGKGKTVKSSTDAYVDRMTTEPDGSEEGTKHLQDAGDHTTCCNSQSQSADCGDPFCRLAKARKLGILDMYPKDEVEGELLYYQLQLLGTGVSRKQLSDDLAYAVTKKLPLEIDEQHGRRWDDVLVNKYFHDVREARKQGRKEKRHKEAQAVLAAATQAAATSSRNTSLRKDTSEEPAQQEMSTNRRGGAHLVPQTKETLLKVPVSGPPSEKRSDQRTREFTLENPRSCDICRRSETIWNLIVVCSSCKVAVHMDCYKCAKESTGPWYCELCAESTGSFNFWEKPYSTTECALCGGTTGAFRKATDGQWVHAFCAEWSLESTFRRGQINPVQGMESLAKNTNTCCVCQRIYGACIKCSYGNCQTTFHPTCARSARFHMTGGGKLPHKAYCEKHSLEQKAKAKSQKHEAVEQKSLKHYRVELERLRLLCERIVKREKLKRELAVSSHEILAARRDHAARNPFSPPEVSSDSATTSIKGYPDSNISGSEAIQRSDDITIDSTASVKQRRGKGLVLIDTDQKTDDSATSRGRFTRNPTESQLLSVKTVPRKHCIVSPSVSEEGDEESETKKHVETFAKELVMTSDEASFKNRRLPKGYFYVPVDCLQEDKPDSSDKPINQTVPYGECEI; encoded by the exons ATGAACGTTGACCAATGCCAGTGGCCGGAGAAGATGATGTGTATGGGAGTGGACGGAGGTTGTGGTgctgaagagaagaagaatgatAACAAGGGAGTGGATTTGTTAGCTCAGGCTAGCAAACATCTCTCGGAGAGGTCTCCTTACGATGTTCCTGAAGATGGTTTAGCTCTGGGGTTAAGTGTGAATACTCTGCCAGTTGTGTTAGCTAATTTGTTGAACCAAAAGGATGACAAGAAGCGGCATAAGAAGTCTCACCATGGGACTGAGacgaagcagaagaagaagtctTCTAGGCAAGGGGAGAAGTTGAGAGCTGGGAGTATATGGGTTGAACATGATGACTACTTTAGGCGCTTAGAGGCTCCTGATTTAGAAACTTTGTCAGATTTAGCTTCTCTACGTTCTTTATCTTCTAGAAACTGCTTTTTAGTTCCACCCGCTAGTATTCAACAGAGGGAAACTGATGCGACTGCTAGAAACGAGGATGCTGTTTGTGGAGAAGAAACTCAAGACATTCTTAGTGAAGGGGTAAACGAAGTTGTTGGTCATCAGCCAATGACTGTTGATAATGTGGGCGATGAGATCTCTTCTGGTGGTTTAGAATGGATTGTAGGTTGTAGAAATAGGATTTTGTTGACATCAGAAAGGCCCTCCAAAAAGCGGAGACGTCTTGGTAGTGATGCAGGTTTGGAGAAATTAGTGGCTGCCGCTCCTTGCAGAGAGAATGCATTGTTATGTGATTTTTGCTGCACTGGTGAGGCCAAGGGATACCATCACCAGTTGATTGTTTGCACTTCCTGCAAAGCCACAGTTCATAAAAAATGCTATGGTGTGGTTGAGGATACGGATAAGACATGGTTGTGCTCCTGGTGTGAGCTGGAGAATGGTCGTGGTAATAGTGAAAGACCGTGCTCGCTTTGTCCGAAAAAGGGTGGCGTTCTGAAACCTGTTCTCTCGAAAACTGAGAATGGTGGGCCACCGGAGTTTGCTCATCTGTATTGTTCTCTGTGGATGCCTGAGCTGTATATAGAAGACTTGAATAAAATGGAACCTATCTTGAATTTGCCTGGGATAAAAGAAACTCGCAGGAAGTTGTTGTGTAACTTGTGCAAGGTGAAATCTGGTGCTTGCACTCGATGTTGTTATG CAACATGCCGAGCATCTTTCCATCCTATATGTGCAAGGGAGGCAGGGAATAGGCTAGAAATCTGGGGAAAACATGGGTGTGACACT gtTGAACTGCGAGCTTTCTGCTCGAAGCATTCAGATATTCAAGATAGTGGAAGGCCTATAAACGGCGGAAATATTAATGCAGCTGATCCTCCTGTATGTCATCTTCGAACAGAATCTTTAGGAGATCGCGTAAGTAATGATGAGACGGGAGTTGAAGTAGGAACACAAGGTACAGGTTCTGATATTTCGAGAAACAGTGAGTTGCAAGAACTGGAATCACCGCGTTCAGAATTTGACAGGTCTGCAACAGACATTGTTGAATCAGGGATGACTGAGAGGAGCACcgataatgaaaaaaaaactcgatCCGAGTCTCTTAGTTTTGTATTGATTCTGAAAAAG tTGATCAACCTGGGCAAAGTAGATGTGAAGGATGTGGCCGCAGAGATTGGGGTCACTCCTGATGCTTTGAATGCCAAACTTATG GACGGAGACTTGTTACCTGATTTACTAGGCAAGATAGTTAAATGGCTTAGCCAGCATGCACACATGGGTACTAGGGACAAATGCGGAAATATTAAAAGTACGAACACTACTAAATCTGAGCGTCGGGCAGCTAACTGTACTGAAGGCATTGTGATGTTAGATTCTGACATTGTAGACCCTGGTGTGTTTTCTTTGGAGCGAGCCTCTGCTGAAATTTGTACTGGTATTGGTTTTGTGGTTGATGAAGCTAAAGCTAATAAGCCAGTTTTGAAAAAAGAAATCAGTGGGAATTTGCCATCTGATCATTCTCCAGAAGAACAG AAACCAGTAGTGCTTGATCAGGAGTTTCGTGGGAAAAATACAGTTCATCTTTCTG ATGATCTCGGAGAAAAATCAAATCCCAGCTCGTCTGGACTAATGGTGGAGAATGCCTTTTCCGTGGGGCCAAATAGTTCTCAAAACCGTGGAATTTTGAACGATCCAAGTCCTATGATCTTGGATCTCCT TGATCATGAAGCATATCCTGGTTTCAGTCCTCATCCTTATATTCACAAAGAATTGTCAGAGATGGGCAAGGGAAAGACCGTGAAAAGCAGCACGGATGCTTATGTGGATAGGATGACAACCGAACCTGATG GCTCTGAAGAAGGAACCAAGCATCTGCAGGACGCTGGCGATCATACTACCTGTTGTAATTCCCAAAGTCAGAGTGCAGACTGCGGAGACCCATTTTGTCGGTTAGCTAAAGCTAGGAAATTGGGCATACTGGATATGTATCCTAAAGATGAAGTGGAAGGAGAACTTCTATATTATCAACTTCAGTTACTTGGCACCGGAGTTTCAAGAAAACAACTATCGG ACGATCTAGCCTACGCAGTTACCAAAAAGCTGCCCCTGGAGATTGATGAACAGCATGGACGAAGATGGGATGATGTTCTGGTCAACAAATATTTCCATGATGTCAGGGAAGCAAGAAAGCAAGGTAGGAAAGAGAAAAGACACAAAGAAGCCCAGGCTGTTCTAGCAGCTGCTACTCAAGCAGCAGCAACATCTTCTCGGAATACATCGCTCAGGAAAGATACGTCAGAAGAACCTGCTCAACAAGAG ATGAGTACGAATAGACGTGGCGGCGCCCACCTAGTGCCGCAGACAAAGGAAACACTTCTAAAGGTGCCGGTTTCCGGTCCACCATCTGAGAAGCGTTCTGATCAGCGTACACGAGAATTTACATTAGAAAATCCACGAAGTTGTGACATCTGCAGACGCTCTGAAACTATATGGAACCTGATTGTGGTGTGCTCTAGTTGCAAG GTTGCTGTTCACATGGATTGCTACAAATGTGCTAAAGAATCTACTGGTCCTTGGTACTGTGAACTATGTGCGGAATCTACTGGTTCTTTCAATTTTTGGGAAAAACCGTATTCTACTACAGAGTGTGCTTTATGTGGAGGCACAACTGGAGCATTTAGGAAAGCCACAGATGGCCAGTGGGTTCATGCATTTTGTGCTGAG TGGTCTCTTGAATCAACCTTCAGAAGGGGTCAAATAAATCCTGTGCAGGGAATG GAATCTCTGGCTAAGAACACCAACACTTGTTGTGTATGCCAACGGATATATGGTGCATGCATTAAG TGTAGTTATGGTAACTGCCAGACGACATTTCACCCCACCTGTGCCAGAAGTGCTCGCTTTCATATGACTGGTGGTGGAAAACTTCCGCATAAGGCTTACTGTGAGAAACACAGCTTGGAGCAGAAGGCAAAG GCTAAATCTCAGAAACATGAGGCAGTGGAACAGAAAAGTCTCAAACATTATAGG GTTGAACTTGAGAGGTTACGCCTTCTGTGTGAGCGTATAGTCAAGAGGGAGAAGTTAAAA CGAGAGCTGGCTGTTTCCTCGCATGAGATACTTGCTGCCAGAAGGGATCACGCTGCACGTAATCCATTTTCTCCTCCTGAAGTGTCATCGGACTCTGCTACAACGTCAATTAAAGGTTATCCAGATAGTAATATATCTGGCAGTGAAGCAATACAGAGGTCAGATGATATCACCATCGACAGCACAGCCTCTGTTAAGCAGCGGCGAGGCAAAGGTCTCGTTTTAATAGACACTGATCAGAAAACAGACGATAGTGCTACTTCCAGGGGTCGGTTTACTCGTAATCCAACCGAAAGCCAATTACTTTCTGTGAAAACCGTTCCACGCAAACATTGTATAGTCTCGCCAAGTGTTTCAGAGGAAGGAGATGAAGAATCAGAGACCAAGAAG CATGTAGAAACATTTGCGAAGGAGCTTGTGATGACATCGGATGAAGCTTCTTTCAAGAACCGGCGGCTCCCAAAGGGATACTTTTATGTTCCTGTTGATTGTCTGCAAGAAGACAAGCCAGATTCATCTGATAAGCCAATCAACCAAACTGTGCCTTATGGTGAGTGTGAGATTTGa